From the Deltaproteobacteria bacterium genome, one window contains:
- a CDS encoding alpha/beta fold hydrolase — CGGSDEVLPPRADAGGPPRADAGRSETDAGDDGLPRSEPAACRFAIPPALGLTEGDDYACGDLAVRENRGAGTGVIRVHYLRVFGAAAGRAAIYLDGGPGGSGDSILAWLAYVPGLLDGLRAQGDFLVLAQRGTRYALPALDCEDLAECVDGVGAEVDLTAFNTAYNADDVDDLRAALGYEQLDVYGISYGSRLGLEVLRRHPDRVRSAWLGGLVPAQVDWMAAVPASFTSGLRALDAACAADAACAEAFGALEPALAASLDDLDDEPVAFDYGGMSYELDGSTWASLLFRALYARSAYAWLPLAIHDLAERRTDRVAELLAALLDRSGGGVSLGLYYAVVCGELFNPPDPDAPDRANAAVPAAIRSRFEGTWYAFADACDAWPKHDMAAALAAPVAFDGPVLLASGAIDPITPPAFGDLAAQTLAGATHVVFAGSGHGASLQTPCGNDMLVAFFADPSAPPATDCANSITIDFVIPGATARRAVPRQRIRAELRRAPMPPQVVDALRRARRSH; from the coding sequence ATGCGGCGGTTCGGACGAAGTCTTGCCGCCGCGCGCCGATGCCGGCGGACCGCCGCGCGCCGACGCCGGGCGGTCCGAGACCGATGCGGGCGACGACGGCTTGCCGAGGTCCGAGCCGGCCGCGTGCCGCTTCGCCATCCCGCCGGCGCTCGGGTTGACCGAGGGCGACGACTATGCGTGCGGCGACCTGGCCGTGCGCGAGAACCGCGGCGCCGGTACGGGAGTGATCCGCGTCCACTATCTGCGCGTGTTCGGTGCGGCGGCCGGCCGCGCCGCGATCTACCTCGACGGCGGTCCCGGCGGCAGCGGCGACTCGATCCTCGCGTGGCTCGCATATGTGCCGGGCTTGCTCGACGGGCTGCGTGCGCAGGGCGATTTCCTCGTGCTGGCCCAGCGCGGCACGCGCTACGCCCTACCGGCGCTCGACTGCGAAGACCTCGCCGAGTGCGTCGACGGCGTCGGCGCCGAGGTCGACTTGACCGCGTTCAACACCGCGTACAACGCGGACGACGTCGACGACCTGCGAGCCGCGCTCGGCTACGAGCAGCTCGACGTGTACGGCATCTCGTACGGGTCGCGGCTCGGGCTCGAGGTCTTGCGCCGTCACCCGGACCGCGTGCGGTCGGCGTGGCTGGGCGGGCTGGTGCCGGCGCAAGTGGACTGGATGGCAGCGGTGCCCGCGTCGTTCACCAGCGGGCTGCGCGCGCTCGACGCCGCGTGCGCGGCCGACGCGGCCTGTGCCGAGGCGTTCGGCGCGCTCGAGCCGGCGCTCGCCGCCAGCCTCGACGATCTCGACGACGAGCCGGTCGCGTTCGACTACGGCGGGATGAGCTATGAACTCGACGGGTCGACGTGGGCGTCCCTGCTGTTTCGGGCGCTGTACGCGCGCAGTGCGTATGCGTGGCTGCCGCTCGCGATTCACGACCTCGCCGAACGGCGGACCGATCGCGTCGCGGAGCTGCTCGCCGCGTTGCTCGACCGATCCGGCGGCGGCGTGTCGCTCGGCCTGTACTACGCCGTCGTATGTGGTGAGCTGTTCAACCCGCCGGACCCGGACGCGCCGGACCGGGCCAACGCCGCGGTACCGGCCGCGATCCGCTCGCGGTTCGAGGGAACTTGGTATGCGTTCGCCGACGCGTGCGACGCGTGGCCGAAACACGATATGGCGGCCGCGTTGGCCGCGCCGGTGGCGTTCGATGGCCCCGTGCTGCTGGCCAGCGGCGCCATCGACCCGATCACGCCGCCGGCGTTCGGCGACCTGGCTGCACAGACGCTGGCCGGTGCGACGCACGTCGTGTTCGCGGGCTCCGGCCACGGCGCGTCGTTGCAGACGCCGTGCGGCAATGACATGCTGGTCGCGTTCTTTGCCGACCCGAGCGCGCCTCCGGCGACGGACTGCGCAAACTCGATCACTATCGACTTCGTGATCCCGGGCGCGACGGCCCGCCGGGCCGTGCCGCGCCAGCGCATCCGCGCCGAGCTGCGGCGCGCGCCGATGCCACCGCAGGTGGTCGACGCGCTGCGCCGCGCGCGCCGGTCCCACTGA